In Labilibaculum sp. DW002, the genomic window GATATTCATCACGAATGGTAAAGATACAGGTAGAAGAAGTCGAAATAACTGGCATTTTCTTTTCTACGATCGATTTCTTGAATGCCTCAACATTGTGTTTTGCTTGTTTCGTAGCCTGTTTTATTAGCCCATTTGAAATTAAAGCAACACCGCAGCATTTTTCCTTTTCTAAAAGATGAACACCATAACCAGCAGCATTCATAATCTTAATCAAATCTTTTCCCAATTGAGGAAAGTTATAATTCACATAACAACCATGAAAATAGCTTACGTGTTTCTTGAAATCATTTTGCGTTTTTTCTGCATGCTTGCGATACCAAGTTTCGAATCGCATTCCCGTATATTTTGGAAAAATACGGTTGTGATCTATTTTTAGAACACCATCCATAATACGACGAACCGGCTTCAATGCAACTATTGGATTAACAATTGGAGCAAAGGTACTCGCCATAGTACCAACAATATCAGTATTGGCAAGAATCATATCTCTTACCTTTGGCTTTTTCTTGCTATGCTTGATACGTGCCATTTGAATGATATCTCCAATTTTCACTCCATGCGGACAAGCTACCTCGCAACGTTTACAATTGAGACACAATTTCAATGACTCATCGAAAAAGTTTGGATCCTTTAAGCGTAATCGTTCCCCATCTGGCCCCGACTGTTTCGGTCCTGGGTAGTCTGGATTAACCTCTAGAACAGGACAGTAAACAGTACAAATTGTACACTTCACACACTGTTCAAAATTATTATCGCTTATATTGAATGGTTCAAATATCTCCTTTTTCATCGTCCTCTTATTTTAAAAGTTGCTCAGCTACATGCAGCGAAGTCAATAAACTGATTCCCGCTCCACTTCCTTCCTTAAGGGCATTTGCCCCTCCAAGTACAGAACCTGCTACATATAAATTCTCTATTGGTTTACCGTTCATCATTGCACGGAATTGCTTATCGGTTTTAACCCCGTAATGCATATATGGCTGATCATTGAAAAATTTCTCATCTAACCATTTTTCGCTATCCTCAACCTCTCCATCAATATCTAAACCTAAAATTGGTTCGTAAAGCTTTTCACGAGTTGCTACAATTCCCTTGCTGTAAAAGCTTCCACTAGCTAAAATGAATTGATCAGCTTCTAATTTTATATCTCCGTGATTGTTGGTCTGTATCGCAACTAACTTATTATTCTCAATTGTACCACCTTCAACATTGTCCCCTAAAAAATAAGTTCCGCCCAATTCTTCGAATCGTTTACGAAGTAAAATCTGACTGCGGATACCAGGAACCGAAGGAGGTATAGCTGGCACCAATACCACTGGCTTATCTATTTT contains:
- the glpC gene encoding anaerobic glycerol-3-phosphate dehydrogenase subunit GlpC, producing MKKEIFEPFNISDNNFEQCVKCTICTVYCPVLEVNPDYPGPKQSGPDGERLRLKDPNFFDESLKLCLNCKRCEVACPHGVKIGDIIQMARIKHSKKKPKVRDMILANTDIVGTMASTFAPIVNPIVALKPVRRIMDGVLKIDHNRIFPKYTGMRFETWYRKHAEKTQNDFKKHVSYFHGCYVNYNFPQLGKDLIKIMNAAGYGVHLLEKEKCCGVALISNGLIKQATKQAKHNVEAFKKSIVEKKMPVISTSSTCIFTIRDEYPHLLGVKNEEIRDESELATRFLFRLIDSGELKLVFKDSYKKRIAYHTPCHMEKLGWSIYSTTLLRMIPGIDFMSLESRCCGIAGTYGFKKENYETSQGVGKPLFDQIDNSGADFVSTDCETCKWQVEMSTTKKVEHPISILAEALDVEATMKLWQE